Proteins encoded by one window of Cloeon dipterum chromosome 2, ieCloDipt1.1, whole genome shotgun sequence:
- the LOC135938066 gene encoding activating transcription factor 7-interacting protein 1-like: MRQPSTNGTRRFSQALRPPTHPAPLPSVPYINPLLFWKQPPPKPNLKIRLTTDGAIMLSWNLPTLSWHHEEIMSYRIYSYRETSEEPSQLLWKTEADVYARALPMACTLMQIIHGYKYHFAVRAIDMNFRMSPESNTVSIELL; this comes from the exons ATGCGCCAACCCTCCACCAATGGCACTCGCAGATTCAGCCAAGCCCTGAGACCGCCAACTCACCCTGCACCCCTGCCGTCGGTCCCTTACATCAATCCGCTGCTATTTTGGAAGCAACCGCCGCCTAAGCCGAATCTCAAAATTCGACTGACAACAGATGGAG CGATCATGCTGTCATGGAATCTGCCCACGTTGAGCTGGCATCACGAGGAAATTATGAGCTACCGAATTTACTCGTATCGAGAAACGTCAGAGGAGCCGAGCCAGTTACTTTGGAAGACTGAGGCAGACGTGTATGCGCGTGCTCTGCCAATGGCCTGCACCCTGATGCAGATCATACATGGCTACAAGTACCATTTCGCAGTGCGCGCCATCGACATGAACTTCAGAATGAGCCCGGAAAGCAACACCGTGAGCATCGAGTTGCTATGA